In the Magnetococcales bacterium genome, one interval contains:
- the dapB gene encoding 4-hydroxy-tetrahydrodipicolinate reductase translates to MTESLIAIAGAGGRMGRMLVQSVLEQSGCRLVAASETASATNGSDVLGRDAGSVAGVGMAGVLIEPRAEHLFAPGRVVIDFTTPQATLCHVELARATRSSLVIGTTGLKEDGVALIAAAAQEIPIIFSPNFSIGVNLMIQVAAQVARTLGESFDIEIIEAHHRHKIDAPSGTALGLGRAIAKARGLVFDKAAVYAREGHTGVRGADTIGFATVRGGDIVGDHTVLFAGEGERFELTHKASSRMTFARGAVKAALWLAGKPPGLYSMGDVLGFHS, encoded by the coding sequence ATGACCGAGAGTCTCATCGCGATTGCCGGAGCCGGGGGCCGGATGGGGCGGATGCTGGTGCAGTCGGTTCTGGAGCAATCAGGGTGCCGTTTGGTGGCGGCCAGCGAGACGGCCAGTGCGACGAACGGTTCCGATGTCCTTGGGCGTGACGCGGGAAGTGTCGCCGGGGTGGGGATGGCGGGGGTGCTTATCGAACCTCGGGCGGAGCATCTTTTTGCTCCGGGCCGTGTGGTCATTGATTTTACCACACCCCAGGCGACCTTGTGCCATGTGGAACTGGCCCGGGCGACACGTTCAAGCCTGGTGATCGGGACGACCGGTTTGAAGGAGGATGGGGTGGCGCTGATCGCCGCGGCAGCCCAGGAGATTCCTATTATTTTTTCTCCCAATTTCAGTATCGGTGTCAATTTGATGATCCAGGTTGCGGCCCAGGTGGCCCGGACCCTGGGTGAATCGTTTGACATCGAGATCATCGAAGCGCACCACCGGCACAAGATCGATGCTCCCTCGGGGACGGCCCTGGGGCTGGGTCGGGCCATAGCCAAGGCGCGCGGTTTGGTGTTCGACAAGGCGGCGGTTTATGCCCGGGAGGGGCATACGGGTGTACGTGGCGCCGATACCATCGGGTTTGCCACGGTTCGCGGTGGCGACATCGTCGGTGATCATACCGTTCTTTTTGCCGGAGAGGGGGAACGGTTCGAGCTGACGCACAAGGCTTCTTCGCGGATGACGTTTGCCCGAGGGGCGGTCAAGGCCGCTTTATGGCTGGCGGGAAAACCTCCGGGACTCTATTCAATGGGCGATGTCCTGGGGTTCCACTCCTGA